GCGATGGAGGCGCAGGGCCAAGGGGCAAGCGGTCCTGCCGCGATGATCGGGGCGATGCTCAACAACCTTTCGATGGATCTGTCCGCGTCGCTGCTGGAGCATCTGAAGGCGACCGACGAGGCGCTGGCAGCCCAGGTGCAGAAGATGCTCTTCACCTTCGAGGACATTCCCGTCCGGCTGGAGCCGCTGGGCATCCAGGCGGTGATCCGCGCGACCGACACCGACGTGCTGCTCAAGGCGCTGAAGCTCGCCCGGGACCGTCAGCCCGAGGTGGTGGAGGCGCTGTTCGCCAACATGTCGAAGCGCGTGGGCGAGCAGGTGCGCGAGGATCTCGACGCCATGGGGCCGATCCGCGCCCGCGAGGCCGAGGACGCGCAGGCCGAGATGGCCCGCACCGCCCAGCGCCTGATCCGGTCGGGCGAGATCGCGCTGAAGCCCGAGGTGGAGGAAGGCGCCGAGGAAGAACCGATGATCTGAGGCGCGCGCGGGCCACGTCCCGCCCGCATATTCCCCGGAAACGACGAAACCGGCGGCGAGCCTTCCCTCGCCGCCGGTTTTCGCATGTGGTCCGCGGACGGTTCGCCGCCCGCGGACGAGAAGCCGGGTTGCCTCTAGCGCATCACGAGGTCGGCGTGCAGCGCGCCCGAGGCGTCGATCGCCGACAGGATGTCGATCATGTCGCGCGGGCCGACGCCCAGCGCGTTGAGGCCCTTCACGAGGCCGTTCAGCGACACGCCTTCCTCGATCACAGCCATGCGGGCGTCGCCGCCGTCGTTGATCTGAATGTCGGTGCGCGGCACCAGCACGGTCTCGCCGCGCGCGAACGGGTTGGGCTGGGACACGAGCGGGGTCTCGCGCACCTCCACCGTCAGGTTGCCCTGCGCCACCGCGACCTTGGAGATGCGGACGTCGGCACCCATCACGATGGTGCCCGAACGCTGGTCGACCACCACACGCGCGCGGGTGTCGGGCCGGACCGCGATGGATTCGATGCGCGCGAGCAGGTGGGCGGGCTTTCCTGCGAGCACGGGGGGCACGGCAAGCTCCACCGTTCCGGAATCGAGCATCGTCGCCTGGCCGGGGCCGAGCGCGGCGTTGAGCGCCGCCTCGATCCGCGCCGCCGTCGTGAAATCCGGGTCGCGCAGCGATAGCGTCAGCGTGTCGAGGTCGGCGAGCGCGAACTCCACCTCCCGCTCCACGCGCGCGCCGTTCGGGATGGTCGCGCCCGTCGGCACGCCGAAAGTCACCGACGCCGCCTCGCCTTCTGCGCTCACGCCGCCCGCGATGACCGGGCCCTGGGCGACGGCGTAGATCTCTCCGTCCGGGGCCATCAGGGGGGTCATCACCAGCGTGCCGCCGAACAGGCTCTTGGCGTCGCCGATGGAGGAGACGGTCACGTCGATGCGCCGGCCGGGCCGGGCGAAGGGCGGAAGCGTCGCCGTCACGAGCACGGCGGCGACCGACTTCGGCCGGAAGTTCTCCCCCTTCACATTGACGCCGAGGCGCTCCAGCAAATTGCCCAGCGCCTCCTCGGTGTAGGGCGCGTTGCGCACGCTGTCGCCCGTGCCGTTCAGGCCGACGACGAGGCCGTAGCCGACGATGTCGTTACCGCGCACCCCCTCGATGTCGACGATGTCCTTGAGGCGGACCTCCGGCGCCGCGGCGGCGGGGGCCTGCGGCTGCATCGACAGCGCGAGCGCGAGAAGGGCGGCGCCGAGGGCGCGGGT
This is a stretch of genomic DNA from Futiania mangrovi. It encodes these proteins:
- a CDS encoding flagellar basal body P-ring protein FlgI, producing the protein MFALQPKTRALGAALLALALSMQPQAPAAAAPEVRLKDIVDIEGVRGNDIVGYGLVVGLNGTGDSVRNAPYTEEALGNLLERLGVNVKGENFRPKSVAAVLVTATLPPFARPGRRIDVTVSSIGDAKSLFGGTLVMTPLMAPDGEIYAVAQGPVIAGGVSAEGEAASVTFGVPTGATIPNGARVEREVEFALADLDTLTLSLRDPDFTTAARIEAALNAALGPGQATMLDSGTVELAVPPVLAGKPAHLLARIESIAVRPDTRARVVVDQRSGTIVMGADVRISKVAVAQGNLTVEVRETPLVSQPNPFARGETVLVPRTDIQINDGGDARMAVIEEGVSLNGLVKGLNALGVGPRDMIDILSAIDASGALHADLVMR